Proteins encoded in a region of the Planococcus citri chromosome 1, ihPlaCitr1.1, whole genome shotgun sequence genome:
- the Bet1 gene encoding BET1 homolog, with the protein MGIKEKQMRRAHGYNYSALPSEAADGIEQENDEMASHLGERISTLKSLTIDIGNEVREHNRMTREMEDAFDKTYGFLGNTLNKVIRLSKGRHNYYICYLCLFAVFVFFVLYVVIKLG; encoded by the exons ATGGGCATAAAAG AAAAACAAATGCGGAGAGCTCACGGTTATAATTACAGTGCGCTGCCTTCTGAAGCGGCAGATGGCATCGAACAGGAGAATGACGAGATGGCGAGTCATCTTGGTGAAAGGATAAGTACTCTGAAATCGTTAACCATTGATATAGGCAATGAGGTGAGAGAACACAATCGTATGACTCGTGAAATGGAAGATGCTTTTGATAAAACGTATGGTTTCTTAGGAAATACTTTGAATAAAGTGATAAGACTGAGTAAAGGCAGGCATAATTATTATATTTGTTATTTATGTTTATTTGCAGTTTtcgttttctttgttttataTGTTGTAATAAAGCTTGGATGA